Proteins encoded by one window of Halanaerobiaceae bacterium ANBcell28:
- a CDS encoding 5'-nucleotidase C-terminal domain-containing protein, with the protein MKIKMSKKILIPIIVLLLSGGAIIGDWFVFPWQVNDDVLVILHTNDEHGTIENFGKIAYQKRQLERKYRDVLLLSAGDIFSGNPLVDQYIIDGEDLRGQAMVDLMNLAGYDAMVIGNHEFDYGQERLQQVINSSEFPFLLANIELGDNAIIEQPDASTILETDTARKIAILALLQVGPGGIPSTHPDHLEGLSFNNPLSIANDYLYLADESDLFLALTHLGYSVDMELARRYPELDLIIGGHSHTILEEGQMVNDVLVTQAGSNTSYLGKIKITYDEDEIISREAKVIPIDEIDGSIRKVEKKINEFEEKMAGELKEVLIRSSEPIIGREALGSLMTDALVKVHNLDFAFQHNGGIRRNSLPRVITVEDIYQLDPFNNSIVVREMTAREIRSMLYRSFVLSKEIHLQVAGLKYRVVLNEKGDIKYIDLRDEEGKVLEEDSLYRVGMNSYLAHSYFSNFPADREEVLSSQTANSLIVYLRRGDINIEDYRNIDRTGIVIRRETEVEEDIEDDEEIEGEIIAKLPYSLSTIGKREQKVSAGILMANAAQVITEAEIGTYPSDQLGTDLDLSPGNLYKGVLDFFYTSFRYGNTIMVMDIKGAELEKLIYQQAIWYQGSYPLQFSEGIRVDVDLENEQVLDINIYMDDEPLDPDRIYKLAVNSFKFDFYKNDVEVIDYKDTGIKEKELLLKYLRK; encoded by the coding sequence ATGAAAATTAAAATGAGCAAAAAAATCTTAATACCTATAATAGTTCTTCTACTAAGTGGAGGCGCAATAATTGGAGACTGGTTTGTATTTCCCTGGCAGGTAAACGATGATGTATTAGTAATATTACATACAAACGATGAACATGGAACTATAGAAAATTTCGGTAAAATAGCCTATCAGAAAAGACAGCTTGAAAGAAAATATAGAGATGTGCTTTTATTAAGTGCTGGTGATATTTTCAGTGGCAATCCATTAGTGGATCAATACATAATAGATGGTGAAGACCTTCGAGGACAAGCAATGGTAGACTTGATGAATCTGGCTGGCTATGATGCCATGGTTATTGGCAATCATGAATTCGATTATGGCCAGGAAAGGTTGCAGCAAGTAATAAACAGCTCAGAATTCCCTTTTTTGCTGGCTAATATAGAACTTGGGGATAATGCGATAATTGAACAGCCCGATGCATCTACTATTCTTGAAACAGATACTGCTAGGAAAATAGCTATATTGGCATTACTTCAAGTGGGTCCAGGGGGTATTCCTTCCACTCATCCTGACCATTTAGAAGGACTTTCTTTTAATAACCCCTTGAGTATAGCTAATGATTATCTATATCTAGCTGATGAAAGTGATCTCTTCCTTGCTCTAACACATTTGGGGTATTCAGTAGATATGGAATTAGCTAGAAGATACCCAGAATTAGACTTAATTATTGGTGGGCATTCACACACTATTCTAGAAGAAGGACAAATGGTCAATGATGTTCTAGTGACTCAAGCTGGTTCAAATACTTCCTATCTAGGTAAGATAAAAATTACTTATGATGAAGATGAGATAATTTCCCGAGAAGCTAAAGTGATCCCTATTGATGAAATTGATGGATCTATTAGGAAAGTTGAAAAAAAGATTAATGAATTCGAAGAAAAGATGGCAGGAGAATTGAAAGAAGTTCTGATTAGAAGCTCTGAGCCAATTATAGGTAGGGAAGCTCTAGGTAGTCTGATGACAGATGCTCTTGTGAAAGTTCATAATCTAGATTTTGCTTTTCAACATAATGGAGGAATAAGAAGGAATAGTTTGCCCAGGGTAATTACTGTTGAAGACATATATCAATTGGATCCATTTAATAATAGTATTGTAGTTAGAGAAATGACAGCTCGGGAGATTCGTTCAATGCTTTATCGTTCTTTTGTCCTAAGCAAAGAGATACACTTACAGGTAGCTGGTCTTAAATATAGAGTTGTATTGAATGAAAAAGGTGATATAAAATATATTGACCTACGTGATGAAGAGGGGAAGGTGCTTGAAGAGGATAGCTTATATAGGGTAGGAATGAATAGCTATCTGGCACATAGTTATTTCTCTAATTTTCCTGCTGATAGAGAAGAAGTGCTAAGTTCTCAGACTGCAAATAGTTTGATAGTATATTTGCGCCGTGGTGATATAAATATTGAAGATTATAGAAATATCGATAGAACTGGTATTGTAATCAGACGGGAAACTGAAGTGGAAGAAGATATTGAAGATGATGAAGAGATAGAAGGAGAAATTATAGCTAAGCTTCCTTATTCACTAAGTACTATTGGGAAACGAGAGCAAAAGGTTTCTGCAGGCATTTTGATGGCTAATGCAGCTCAAGTTATTACTGAAGCTGAAATAGGAACATACCCTTCAGATCAATTAGGCACTGACTTGGACTTATCTCCAGGTAATCTTTATAAAGGTGTACTTGATTTTTTCTACACTAGTTTTCGCTATGGAAATACGATTATGGTGATGGACATAAAGGGAGCTGAGTTGGAAAAACTCATTTATCAACAGGCTATATGGTATCAAGGATCATATCCGCTTCAATTTTCAGAAGGAATAAGGGTTGATGTAGATCTTGAAAATGAGCAAGTTCTTGATATAAATATCTATATGGATGATGAGCCTTTGGATCCTGATAGAATTTATAAACTTGCTGTTAATAGTTTTAAATTTGATTTTTATAAGAATGACGTTGAGGTGATAGATTATAAGGATACAGGTATAAAAGAGAAGGAACTTTTGCTTAAATATCTTAGAAAATAG
- a CDS encoding ankyrin repeat domain-containing protein: MKTYFLIVSIFLILLTFTYFYMNSDLINDHLFHFTSEGYFLPVRFLLSMGADVNSRDSEGYVPIEFASYLGYYDIVEYFIDNGAVLDNINDYYFSALHLAGINNHLDIVQLLIDSGADVNCNNIQGLSPLLNAIYADNYELVKLLVENGADINFLNQNGLSVLDIARSRTNNKITEYLESQVQVLEK, encoded by the coding sequence ATGAAAACATATTTTTTAATAGTATCTATTTTTTTAATTTTATTGACCTTTACATATTTTTACATGAACTCTGACTTGATAAATGATCATTTGTTTCACTTTACATCAGAGGGATATTTTTTACCAGTAAGATTTCTTCTTAGCATGGGAGCAGATGTGAATAGCAGAGATAGTGAAGGATATGTTCCAATAGAGTTTGCATCATATCTAGGATATTATGATATAGTGGAATACTTTATTGATAATGGAGCAGTGTTGGATAATATTAATGACTATTATTTTAGTGCTTTACATTTGGCTGGTATTAATAATCATCTGGATATAGTACAGCTACTTATTGATAGTGGGGCTGATGTTAATTGTAACAATATTCAAGGTTTAAGCCCGCTCTTGAATGCCATTTATGCAGATAATTATGAATTAGTAAAACTACTTGTAGAAAATGGAGCTGACATTAACTTTCTAAATCAAAATGGACTTTCAGTATTAGATATAGCAAGATCAAGAACAAATAATAAAATTACTGAATATCTGGAATCTCAAGTACAAGTACTTGAAAAATAA